In a genomic window of Labeo rohita strain BAU-BD-2019 unplaced genomic scaffold, IGBB_LRoh.1.0 scaffold_473, whole genome shotgun sequence:
- the LOC127160851 gene encoding B-cell receptor CD22, with protein sequence MLQVLFSPKETHITIDPSNSVPVGTNVTLTCKSKASPNEINYTWYKHGQEKELDFGEQRTFNVDRRSGGWYFCTAKNIHGNQTSEEIQLIVAESLIITELLIIGCVGGISAFLFIFVLVILFRRLRKVKASIIRETDVSDQGQEKHVQVNSVYVNSVFLMGEELEMPKDENDINYYEEIDFSSAQTKSTTEKISGQEMIYANDI encoded by the exons ATGCTACAAGTCCTGT TTTCTCCAAAAGAAACTCACATCACCATCGATCCATCCAATTCAGTCCCTGTTGGCACTAATGTGACTTTGACCTGCAAAAGCAAAGCCAGTCCAAATGAAATAAACTACACTTGGTACAAACATGGACAGGAGAAAGAGCTGGATTTTGGAGAACAACGGACCTTCAATGTAGATAGAAGAAGTGGAGGCTGGTACTTCTGCACAGCAAAGAACATACATGGTAATCAGACGTCAGAAGAGATCCAGCTTATTGTGGCAG AATCACTGATCATCACAGAGTTATTGATCATTGGCTGTGTAGGAggaatttcagcatttttgttcatctttgttcTGGTAATACTTTTTCGAAG ATTGAGAAAAGTAAAGGCATCTATTATTAGGGAAACTGACGTCTCAGATCAG ggtCAGGAAAAACATGTGCAGGTCAACTCTGTTTAtgttaatagtgtttttttgATGGGTGAAGAGCTAGAGATGCCAAAGGATGAGAATGACATTAACTACTATGAGGAGATTGACTTCTCATCTGCTCAAACCAAAAGCACCACAGAGAAGATCTCAGGACAAGAGATGATATATGCCAATGATATA